From a region of the Rathayibacter sp. VKM Ac-2804 genome:
- a CDS encoding carbohydrate kinase has translation MSSTDVRDSAAPRILVIGEALIDIVERDGASTEHVGGSPANVALTLARLGREATLVTDIADDERGRRIAEHLGASGVTVLHGDAERTSTARARLQEDGSAEYDFDLSWNPPAADPSSATHVHTGSIAVYLEPGGSAIVELLEALPAGVTASVDANIRPALVGEHNDALARFERVAAACEIVKLSDEDAEWLYPTMQLDEVLTRLLELGAQLAVVTRGGEGLLLASAVARATVPAARIVVADTIGAGDSAMGAILDEAFRQGLGAPNGLLLDEPSLRAIGHWAARVAGVTTSRSGANPPTRAEL, from the coding sequence ATGTCCTCCACCGACGTCCGCGACAGCGCGGCGCCCCGCATCCTGGTCATCGGCGAAGCCCTGATCGACATCGTCGAGCGCGACGGCGCGAGCACGGAGCACGTGGGCGGCTCGCCCGCGAACGTCGCCCTGACTCTCGCCCGGCTGGGCCGCGAGGCGACCCTCGTCACCGACATCGCCGACGACGAGCGCGGTCGGCGCATCGCCGAGCACCTGGGCGCCTCCGGCGTGACCGTGCTGCACGGCGACGCCGAGCGCACCTCGACCGCCCGGGCCCGCCTGCAGGAGGACGGCTCCGCCGAGTACGACTTCGACCTCTCCTGGAACCCGCCGGCCGCCGATCCCTCGAGCGCGACCCACGTGCACACCGGCTCGATCGCGGTCTACCTCGAGCCGGGGGGCTCCGCGATCGTCGAGCTGCTCGAGGCCCTGCCGGCCGGCGTCACCGCGAGCGTCGACGCGAACATCCGCCCCGCGCTCGTCGGCGAGCACAACGACGCACTGGCCCGCTTCGAGCGGGTCGCCGCGGCCTGCGAGATCGTCAAGCTCAGCGACGAGGACGCCGAGTGGCTCTACCCGACGATGCAGCTCGACGAGGTGCTGACCCGCCTGCTGGAGCTGGGCGCCCAGCTCGCCGTCGTGACCCGCGGCGGCGAGGGCCTGCTGCTCGCCTCCGCCGTCGCCCGGGCCACGGTCCCCGCCGCCCGCATCGTCGTCGCCGACACCATCGGCGCGGGCGACTCCGCCATGGGCGCGATCCTCGACGAGGCCTTCCGCCAGGGCCTCGGCGCCCCGAACGGCCTGCTCCTCGACGAGCCGTCCCTGCGCGCGATCGGCCACTGGGCCGCCCGCGTCGCCGGCGTCACCACCTCCCGCTCGGGCGCGAACCCCCCGACCCGCGCGGAACTGTAG
- a CDS encoding isochorismatase family protein, with protein MSLLVAVDLQHVFADASSPWASAEFTRAAEGTTRLLPHFAERVVTTRFVAPAEPSGAWIPYYREWPFALVPDADPLYALVPGFEGHRTITAPTFGKWGAELEALLDDSRSLVLTGVSTDCCVIATALAAADAGVQVRVVTDACAGASEADHARALDAMALFAPLITLTTVDEVLAVSGTGA; from the coding sequence GTGAGCCTGCTCGTCGCCGTCGACCTGCAGCACGTCTTCGCCGACGCGTCCTCGCCGTGGGCGTCGGCGGAGTTCACCCGTGCGGCGGAGGGGACGACCCGGCTGCTCCCGCACTTCGCCGAGCGAGTGGTCACCACCCGCTTCGTCGCGCCGGCCGAGCCCAGCGGCGCGTGGATCCCCTACTACCGCGAGTGGCCGTTCGCGCTCGTGCCCGATGCCGATCCGCTCTACGCGCTCGTCCCCGGCTTCGAGGGGCACCGCACGATCACCGCGCCGACCTTCGGCAAGTGGGGCGCCGAGCTCGAGGCGCTCCTCGACGACTCCCGCTCCCTGGTCCTCACCGGCGTCTCGACGGACTGCTGCGTGATCGCGACGGCGCTCGCCGCGGCCGACGCCGGCGTGCAGGTCCGGGTCGTGACCGACGCCTGTGCGGGCGCCTCCGAGGCCGATCACGCCCGCGCGCTCGACGCGATGGCGCTGTTCGCGCCCCTGATCACCCTCACCACCGTCGACGAGGTGCTGGCCGTCTCCGGCACGGGAGCCTGA
- a CDS encoding cytosine permease, producing the protein MTSPEPTTRPAGGIELNGLDTIQESERHGRPRDLFWPWFAANVSVLGLSYGSFLLGFGLSFWQATAVAVIGIVVSFLFCGFVAVAGKRGSAPTMVLSRASFGVDGNRLIAVISWLLTVGWETVLASLAVLATATVFEEFGWDGGVLTKVVALIVVAALIVIAGIAGFRLIMRLQLAITIATAVLTVVYVVLVLDRIDLAAVGSLPSGSAGAVIGGLVFMMTGFGLGWVNAAADYSRYLPRTAGTAGVIGWTTIGGAVAPVVLVVVGLLLAASSTELSDAIAADPIGALASILPTWFLLPFIVVALLGLIGGAVMDIYSSGLALLSTGLKVSRPVAAGIDGVLMVLGAIYVVFVAGDFLGPFQGFLITLGVPIAGWLGVFLADLLLRRRDYDQEALYTSRGRYGSVSLAPVLLVVIGAVIGWGLVVNYSPGFEWEGYLLGPIGGRDGEWAGANLGVLVALVIGFAGTLVLSRSAVRRQEADA; encoded by the coding sequence ATGACCTCTCCCGAACCGACCACCCGCCCCGCCGGCGGCATCGAGCTCAACGGTCTCGACACCATCCAGGAGTCGGAGCGGCACGGCCGCCCCCGCGACCTGTTCTGGCCGTGGTTCGCGGCCAACGTCTCGGTGCTGGGCCTGAGCTACGGCTCGTTCCTGCTCGGCTTCGGCCTCTCGTTCTGGCAGGCGACCGCGGTGGCCGTGATCGGCATCGTCGTCTCCTTCCTCTTCTGCGGCTTCGTCGCCGTCGCCGGCAAGCGCGGCTCGGCCCCGACGATGGTGCTCAGCCGCGCGTCCTTCGGCGTCGACGGCAACCGGCTGATCGCGGTGATCTCCTGGCTGCTCACGGTGGGCTGGGAGACGGTGCTCGCCTCCCTCGCCGTGCTCGCGACCGCGACCGTCTTCGAGGAGTTCGGCTGGGACGGCGGCGTGCTGACCAAGGTCGTCGCGCTGATCGTCGTCGCGGCGCTGATCGTGATCGCCGGGATCGCCGGCTTCCGGCTGATCATGCGGCTCCAGCTCGCGATCACGATCGCGACCGCCGTGCTGACCGTGGTCTACGTCGTGCTCGTGCTCGACCGCATCGACCTCGCCGCCGTCGGCAGCCTGCCCTCGGGATCGGCGGGGGCCGTGATCGGCGGACTCGTCTTCATGATGACCGGCTTCGGGCTGGGCTGGGTGAACGCGGCGGCCGACTACTCGCGCTACCTGCCGCGCACCGCCGGCACCGCCGGGGTCATCGGCTGGACCACGATCGGCGGCGCCGTCGCGCCCGTCGTGCTCGTGGTGGTCGGCCTGCTGCTCGCCGCCTCCTCGACGGAGCTGTCCGACGCGATCGCGGCCGACCCGATCGGCGCGCTCGCAAGCATCCTGCCGACCTGGTTCCTGCTCCCCTTCATCGTCGTGGCCCTGCTGGGGCTCATCGGCGGTGCCGTGATGGACATCTACTCCTCGGGGCTCGCGCTGCTCAGCACCGGCCTCAAGGTCTCGCGGCCGGTCGCGGCCGGCATCGACGGCGTGCTGATGGTGCTCGGCGCGATCTACGTCGTCTTCGTCGCCGGCGACTTCCTCGGCCCGTTCCAGGGCTTCCTGATCACCCTCGGCGTGCCGATCGCGGGCTGGCTCGGCGTCTTCCTGGCCGACCTGCTCCTGCGCCGCCGCGACTACGACCAGGAGGCGCTCTACACCTCGCGCGGCCGCTACGGCAGCGTCTCGCTCGCGCCGGTGCTGCTCGTGGTGATCGGCGCCGTGATCGGCTGGGGCCTCGTCGTCAACTACTCCCCCGGTTTCGAGTGGGAGGGCTATCTGCTCGGCCCGATCGGCGGACGCGACGGCGAGTGGGCCGGAGCCAACCTCGGCGTGCTGGTCGCCCTCGTGATCGGCTTCGCCGGCACGCTCGTGCTCTCCCGCTCGGCCGTGCGTCGCCAGGAGGCCGACGCGTGA
- a CDS encoding SRPBCC family protein, with amino-acid sequence MVLYESRPVGVVIDAPADEVYSFVVDPSNLSLWAAGLAQASVEEVDGHWFADSPMGRVEIVFAPRNPYGVADHRVITESGRVFDNPLRILANGDGAEVAFTVRRHDGMTLEQWDEDCDRVAADLETLRGLLERADD; translated from the coding sequence ATGGTCCTGTACGAGTCGCGCCCGGTCGGCGTCGTGATCGACGCGCCGGCGGACGAGGTGTACTCCTTCGTCGTCGATCCTTCGAACCTGTCGCTCTGGGCGGCGGGGCTGGCGCAGGCGTCCGTCGAGGAGGTGGACGGCCACTGGTTCGCCGACTCGCCGATGGGCCGGGTCGAGATCGTCTTCGCGCCGCGGAACCCCTACGGCGTGGCGGATCATCGGGTGATCACCGAGAGCGGCCGGGTCTTCGACAACCCGCTCCGGATCCTCGCCAACGGCGACGGCGCCGAGGTCGCCTTCACCGTCCGCCGGCACGACGGGATGACGCTCGAGCAATGGGACGAGGACTGCGACCGGGTCGCGGCGGACCTCGAGACGCTGCGGGGGCTGCTGGAGCGCGCGGACGACTGA
- a CDS encoding M20/M25/M40 family metallo-hydrolase: MTFPDAADAARVRTFLRDQRARILDDVRHLVMMESPSDSLDALDELHAFLVHWVGERLGHAGEAEHLREQDCPSASSWTFPGSAAGRGPRGSRPFVALVGHYDTVWPLGTTRGWPFAVDGDRLSGPGSYDMKVGLVQMVWLVLALRHARLAHPAVRLVMNGDEEVGSLASRSFLEHQSRGAEAALVFEGAIGTAVKTARKGIGNFVVDVVGIEAHAGVEPEKGASAIHELGALIPRVLGIARPEAGTTVNIGVVKGGSRVNVTTAKVRLELEVRIRGAAEAARVEAEMNALEASDPRIRFEVRGSWQRPVFERTAAVGALYRRAERVAKTMDLPLTETAVGGASDGNLIAALGIPVLDGLGAPGEGAHARGESVSIEGMLERTALAALLVASFAAEGD, translated from the coding sequence GTGACCTTCCCCGATGCCGCCGACGCCGCCCGCGTCCGCACCTTCCTCCGCGACCAGCGCGCGCGCATCCTCGACGACGTCCGGCACCTCGTGATGATGGAGAGCCCGAGCGACTCGCTGGACGCGCTCGACGAGCTGCACGCGTTCCTCGTGCACTGGGTCGGCGAGCGGCTCGGGCACGCGGGCGAGGCCGAGCACCTCCGCGAGCAGGACTGCCCGAGCGCCTCGAGCTGGACCTTCCCGGGCAGCGCCGCGGGGCGCGGACCGCGCGGGTCCCGGCCGTTCGTGGCGCTGGTCGGGCACTACGACACCGTCTGGCCGCTCGGCACGACCCGCGGCTGGCCGTTCGCCGTCGACGGCGACCGCCTCAGCGGACCGGGCAGCTACGACATGAAGGTCGGCCTCGTGCAGATGGTCTGGCTGGTGCTCGCGCTGCGGCACGCCCGCCTGGCCCACCCGGCCGTCCGCCTGGTGATGAACGGGGACGAGGAGGTGGGCAGCCTCGCCTCGCGCAGCTTCCTCGAGCACCAGAGCCGCGGGGCGGAGGCGGCGCTCGTGTTCGAGGGGGCGATCGGCACCGCGGTGAAGACCGCGCGCAAGGGCATCGGCAACTTCGTCGTCGACGTCGTCGGGATCGAGGCGCACGCGGGCGTCGAGCCCGAGAAGGGGGCCAGCGCGATCCACGAGCTCGGCGCGCTGATCCCTCGGGTGCTCGGGATCGCCCGGCCGGAGGCGGGCACGACCGTCAACATCGGCGTGGTCAAGGGCGGCAGCCGGGTGAACGTGACGACCGCGAAGGTGCGGCTCGAGCTCGAGGTGCGGATCCGCGGCGCGGCCGAGGCGGCGCGGGTGGAGGCCGAGATGAACGCGCTCGAAGCGTCGGACCCGCGGATCCGGTTCGAGGTCCGCGGTTCGTGGCAGCGGCCCGTCTTCGAGCGGACGGCCGCCGTCGGCGCGCTCTACCGCCGGGCCGAGCGAGTGGCGAAGACGATGGACCTGCCGCTGACCGAGACCGCGGTGGGCGGCGCCAGCGACGGCAACCTGATCGCCGCGCTCGGGATCCCCGTGCTCGACGGGCTCGGCGCCCCTGGCGAGGGCGCGCACGCCCGGGGAGAATCGGTGAGCATCGAGGGGATGCTCGAGCGGACCGCGCTCGCGGCGCTGCTCGTGGCGAGCTTCGCCGCGGAGGGAGACTGA
- a CDS encoding sigma-70 family RNA polymerase sigma factor, with the protein MSEDQAEMLRALHDEHSAALWRFVLRLTGDRQLAEDVVQEALLRAWKHPEILAQGEAAARSWLYTVARNIVIDDRRSARHNREFGTDEVPERAHGDRTDQVLDAWLLSEALSTLSHDHRAVIVHAYYGGRTVGEIAELLGIAPGTVKSRMHYGMRALKLALEEKGVTEP; encoded by the coding sequence ATGTCCGAGGATCAGGCCGAGATGCTGCGTGCGCTGCACGACGAGCACTCGGCGGCGCTGTGGCGGTTCGTCCTCCGGCTCACGGGCGATCGCCAGCTGGCGGAGGACGTGGTGCAGGAGGCGCTCCTGCGCGCCTGGAAGCACCCGGAGATCCTGGCGCAGGGCGAGGCCGCGGCCCGCTCCTGGCTCTACACGGTGGCCCGCAACATCGTCATCGACGACCGCAGGAGCGCCCGGCACAACCGCGAGTTCGGCACCGACGAGGTGCCCGAGCGCGCGCACGGCGACCGCACCGACCAGGTGCTCGACGCCTGGCTGCTCTCCGAGGCGCTGAGCACCCTCAGCCACGACCACCGTGCGGTGATCGTGCACGCGTACTACGGCGGGCGCACCGTCGGCGAGATCGCCGAGCTGCTGGGCATCGCGCCCGGCACGGTCAAATCGCGGATGCACTACGGAATGCGGGCGCTCAAGCTCGCCCTGGAGGAGAAAGGCGTGACCGAGCCGTGA
- a CDS encoding anti-sigma factor, with the protein MSTDPTRDDAFRDDAFRDDAFRDWDAAYLLGALAPADRRAYEQHLRSCPGCREALGEFVAIPGLLAHLPKEDALGLLETEQRAEESAPPALLPRLARATDAVRRRTRFRIAGLVLAAAGVSAAAAVALPLVVGAPPAVVENTVALAAAPGVPVEASVRFVPEQWGTRIEMDCSWGDGGQEDAGQDPAGGTSPAGSASVGTASVGYVMYVTDTAGSSEAIGSWTSTPGSTVEPSLSTGLPLAEIASVEVRLQGSDQVVLTGSP; encoded by the coding sequence GTGAGCACCGATCCGACCCGCGACGACGCCTTCCGCGACGACGCCTTCCGCGACGACGCCTTCCGCGACTGGGACGCGGCGTACCTCCTCGGCGCGCTCGCGCCCGCCGACCGCCGCGCCTACGAGCAGCACCTGCGCAGCTGCCCCGGCTGCCGCGAGGCGCTCGGCGAGTTCGTCGCGATCCCCGGCCTGCTCGCCCACCTGCCGAAGGAGGACGCGCTCGGCCTGCTCGAGACGGAGCAGCGCGCCGAGGAGTCCGCTCCGCCCGCCCTGCTCCCGCGGCTCGCCCGCGCCACCGATGCCGTGCGCCGCCGCACCCGGTTCCGGATCGCGGGGCTCGTGCTCGCCGCCGCCGGAGTATCGGCCGCCGCGGCCGTCGCCCTCCCGCTCGTCGTCGGCGCACCGCCCGCGGTCGTCGAGAACACGGTGGCGCTCGCCGCGGCGCCCGGCGTGCCGGTCGAGGCGTCGGTCCGGTTCGTGCCGGAGCAGTGGGGCACGCGGATCGAGATGGACTGCAGCTGGGGGGACGGCGGCCAGGAGGACGCAGGCCAGGATCCGGCCGGCGGCACGTCGCCCGCCGGCAGCGCGTCCGTCGGCACCGCGTCCGTGGGGTACGTCATGTACGTGACCGACACCGCCGGGTCCTCGGAGGCGATCGGCTCGTGGACGAGCACGCCCGGCTCGACAGTGGAGCCGAGCCTGTCGACCGGCCTTCCGCTCGCCGAGATCGCCTCGGTCGAGGTGCGTCTCCAGGGCTCCGACCAGGTCGTCCTCACCGGCAGCCCCTGA
- a CDS encoding DedA family protein, whose translation MTIATLALAPASVTAASSTDSIDELSGLVGVAARVIAALGEAGVGLLTLIETVFPPIPSELVLPLAGFLAQQGRMNLVLVVITATLGAYLGGLVLYWLGFRIGTERSIRLLSKLPLVDREDFEKAVGWFRRHGTWAVLFGRLIPGVRSLISLPAGAERMNLLLFSGLTILGSGVWNGLLIGLGAALGTQYELVDQYAGVLDAIIYGAIGVVVLLLVIRSIRRHRAARGTGARRRH comes from the coding sequence ATGACGATCGCGACCCTCGCCCTCGCCCCTGCCTCCGTGACGGCGGCCTCCTCCACCGACAGCATCGACGAGCTCTCCGGTCTCGTCGGCGTCGCCGCCCGCGTGATCGCGGCGCTCGGCGAGGCCGGTGTCGGACTGCTGACCCTGATCGAGACGGTCTTCCCGCCGATCCCGAGCGAGCTGGTCCTGCCGCTGGCGGGCTTCCTGGCGCAGCAGGGCCGGATGAACCTGGTCCTCGTCGTGATCACGGCGACCCTCGGCGCCTACCTCGGCGGGCTGGTCCTCTACTGGCTCGGCTTCCGCATCGGCACGGAGCGCTCGATCCGGCTGCTCTCGAAGCTGCCGCTCGTCGACCGCGAGGACTTCGAGAAGGCCGTCGGCTGGTTCCGCCGGCACGGCACCTGGGCGGTCCTCTTCGGCCGGCTGATCCCCGGGGTCCGGAGTCTGATCTCGCTGCCCGCGGGGGCCGAGCGGATGAACCTGCTGCTGTTCTCCGGGCTGACGATCCTCGGCTCCGGCGTCTGGAACGGCCTGCTGATCGGCCTCGGCGCGGCTCTCGGCACGCAGTACGAGCTCGTCGACCAGTACGCGGGCGTGCTCGACGCGATCATCTACGGCGCGATCGGCGTGGTCGTGCTGCTGCTCGTGATCCGCAGCATCCGCCGGCACCGCGCCGCCCGCGGCACCGGCGCGCGTCGCCGGCACTGA
- a CDS encoding DUF308 domain-containing protein, whose product MPENTVENGAATPSPALSRTAVERSWIIGVSLIAIALGVIAVLIPGPTLLTVAIVFGIHLIAAGVFRLLLAFTATRLQTRVRWLAGLLGALILVAGILCLSNPFESLSILGLVIGLGWILDGVSSITSGRTVAGPSWLPIAAGIASVIAGVLTIIMPVLALSAFVTVAAILLIVVGVSGLLLLPGRTKPTQESAATH is encoded by the coding sequence ATGCCCGAGAACACCGTCGAGAACGGCGCCGCCACTCCCTCTCCCGCTCTCTCCCGCACCGCTGTCGAGCGCAGCTGGATCATCGGCGTCTCGCTGATCGCCATCGCGCTCGGCGTGATCGCGGTGCTGATCCCGGGCCCGACCCTGCTCACCGTCGCGATCGTCTTCGGCATCCACCTGATCGCCGCAGGCGTGTTCCGCCTCCTGCTGGCGTTCACGGCCACGCGCCTGCAGACGCGGGTGCGCTGGCTCGCCGGGCTCCTCGGCGCGCTGATCCTGGTCGCGGGCATCCTCTGCCTGTCGAACCCGTTCGAGTCGCTGAGCATCCTCGGCCTCGTGATCGGCCTGGGCTGGATCCTCGACGGCGTCTCGAGCATCACCAGCGGGCGCACCGTCGCCGGGCCGTCCTGGCTGCCGATCGCCGCGGGCATCGCCTCGGTGATCGCCGGCGTCCTCACGATCATCATGCCGGTGCTCGCGCTGTCCGCCTTCGTGACCGTCGCGGCGATCCTGCTGATCGTCGTCGGCGTCTCCGGCCTGCTGCTGCTGCCGGGCCGTACGAAGCCGACGCAGGAGAGCGCCGCGACGCACTAG
- a CDS encoding VOC family protein, protein MSAADQVPDPAFEPDLVPELLVEDLERSLAFWCGPCGFAVRYARPEEGFASLVRGSAHVMLDRIGSTRDWITAPLERPLGRGLNLQIDVDDADAVATALAEAGVALFAPAETRWYRVGEEEAGVRQVLVTDPDGYLLRFQSSLGRRRAT, encoded by the coding sequence GTGAGCGCCGCTGATCAGGTCCCCGACCCCGCCTTCGAGCCCGACCTCGTCCCCGAGCTCCTCGTCGAGGACCTCGAGCGCAGCCTCGCCTTCTGGTGCGGCCCCTGCGGCTTCGCGGTCCGCTACGCGCGGCCGGAGGAGGGCTTCGCGTCTCTCGTCCGCGGCAGCGCCCACGTCATGCTCGACCGGATCGGCAGCACCCGCGACTGGATCACCGCGCCGCTGGAGCGCCCATTGGGGCGGGGTCTCAACCTCCAGATCGACGTCGACGACGCCGACGCCGTCGCGACGGCCCTCGCCGAGGCGGGAGTGGCGCTGTTCGCCCCTGCCGAGACCCGCTGGTACCGGGTGGGGGAGGAGGAGGCGGGTGTCCGCCAGGTCCTCGTCACCGACCCCGACGGCTACCTGCTGCGCTTCCAGTCCTCGCTCGGGCGGCGCCGCGCGACGTGA